The following are from one region of the Dreissena polymorpha isolate Duluth1 chromosome 2, UMN_Dpol_1.0, whole genome shotgun sequence genome:
- the LOC127868903 gene encoding myosin heavy chain, striated muscle-like isoform X4 has translation MRRQYKKLQDQRVGLSVIQRNIRKWLILKNWQWWKLYTKVKPLLNIARAEDEMKKKEEELEKTKAELAKIEKIKKELEEQNVTLLQQKNDMYLQLQAEQDTLIDAEEKIERLIRQKADFEGQLKDLEDRLLDEEDAAAELESIKKKMEAETADLKKDIEDLETSLAKAESEKNTKDNQIRTLQDEMAQQDEQIAKLSKGMKGIDETLKKTQEALQAEEDKVNHLTKLKGKLEATLDELEDNLEREKKVRADVEKAKKKVEQDLKTTQEAVEDLERVKRDLEENVRRKDIELKNVHAKLEDEQSLVAQLQRKIKELQARIEELEEELEAERAARAKVEKQRADINRELEELHERLDEAGGATAAQLELNKKREQELLKLRRDLEESSLQHEGQIAALRKKTQDASNEMADQIDQLQKVKAKVEKEKQTMRSEIDDLHAQIEHVSKNKGMSEKMSKQVEAQIADLNARLEESARAIQEHLSSKARLQAENADQQRQIEDAESKASALSKERQALLQQLEDAKRALEEETRARQKLQSDIRSLQSEIDNLREQLEEEQESKADLLRQLSRANAEAQQWRTKYESEGMARAEELEEAKRKLQIKLQEAEQAAETANAKVSQLEKTKARLQGEMEDLMVDVERSNANATMLEKKQRNFDKTVAEWEARVRDLQGELENAQKEARSYSAELYRTKAQFEESNDNIESLKRENKNLADEIHDLTDQLTEGGRSVHEVEKIRRRLEMEKEELQAALEEAESALEQEEAKVARSQLEIAAIRQEIDRRIAEKEEEFENTRRNHQRSMDSMNASLEAEAKGKAEALRIRKKLEQDINELEVALDGANRLRADMEKNNKRLMEQCRELQTTIEEEQRNVSEAREAYNMAERRVAVVQGECDELRSALESAERGRKAAENELMDANDRLNELSAQVQSLGGQKRKLEGDIGAMQGDLEEMSNEVRGADERAKKAIADAARLADELRAEQDHGQQIEKMRKALEAQIKDMTVRLDEAEAQALKGGKKMIAKLEQRVRELETEYDSEQRRHAETQKNMRKADRRMKELAFQADEDKKNQERLQELIDKLQNKIKTYKRQVEEAEEVAAINLAKYRKVQTELEDAEERADSAEGSLQKLRVKNRSTVSTNRTSASPGGAPKP, from the exons ATGCGCAGGCAGTACAAGAAGCTGCAGGACCAGAG GGTTGGCTTGTCCGTCATTCAGAGAAACATCCGGAAGTGGTTGATCCTGAAGAACTGGCAGTGGTGGAAACTGTACACCAAGGTCAAGCCTCTGCTCAACATCGCCCGCGCTGAAGACGAGATGAAGAAGAAGGAAGAAGAGCTGGAGAAGACTAAGGCTGAACTGGCAAAGATTGAGAAGATCAAGAAAGAACTGGAGGAGCAGAACGTTACCCTGCTGCAGCAAAAGAACGATATGTACCTGCAGTTGCAGGCGGAACAAGATACCTTGATTGATGCCGAGGAGAAGATTGAACGTCTAATCAGACAGAAGGCCGACTTCGAGGGCCAGCTAAAAGATCTTGAAGATAGGCTTTTGGACGAGGAAGACGCCGCTGCTGAGCTTGAGTCCATCAAGAAGAAGATGGAGGCCGAGACGGCTGACCTGAAGAAAGATATTGAAGATCTGGAGACCTCCCTCGCTAAGGCTGAGTCTGAGAAAAATACTAAAGACAATCAGATTAGAACTCTTCAGGATGAGATGGCCCAGCAGGACGAGCAGATCGCCAAACTGAGCAAGGGCATGAAGGGCATTGATGAAACCCTGAAGAAAACGCAAGAAGCTCTTCAGGCCGAAGAGGATAAGGTTAACCACCTGACAAAGCTGAAGGGCAAACTGGAGGCAACTCTTGATGAG CTTGAAGACAACCTTGAGCGCGAGAAGAAGGTGCGCGCTGATGTCGAAAAGGCCAAGAAGAAAGTGGAGCAGGATCTGAAGACTACACAAGAGGCTGTAGAGGACCTTGAGCGCGTCAAGAGGGACCTCGAGGAGAACGTCAGGAG GAAAGACATCGAGCTGAAGAATGTCCACGCTAAACTGGAGGACGAACAGAGTCTGGTCGCCCAGCTGCAGAGAAAGATCAAGGAGCTCCAG gCCCGCATTGAAGAGCTGGAGGAGGAATTAGAGGCGGAACGCGCTGCTCGAGCCAAG GTCGAGAAGCAGAGGGCGGACATCAACCGGGAGCTCGAGGAACTCCATGAGCGTCTGGACGAGGCGGGCGGCGCCACCGCTGCGCAGCTCGAGCTCAACAAGAAGCGCGAACAGGAGCTGCTCAAGCTCCGCCGTGACCTCGAGGAGTCGAGTCTGCAGCATGAGGGACAGATCGCGGCGCTCAGGAAGAAGACGCAGGACGCCTCCAATGAGATGGCCGATCAGATCGACCAGCTGCAGAAAGTCAAAGCCAA GGTAGAGAAGGAGAAACAAACGATGCGAAGTGAGATCGATGACCTACACGCACAAATCGAGCACGTGTCCAAGAACAAA ggcatgtccgagaaaatgtcaAAGCAAGTCGAGGCACAGATCGCCGACCTGAACGCACGCCTCGAGGAGAGCGCCCGGGCGATCCAGGAGCACCTGAGCTCCAAGGCGCGCCTCCAGGCGGAGAACGCCGACCAGCAGAGGCAGATAGAGGACGCCGAGAGCAAGGCCAGCGCCCTGAGCAAGGAGCGACAGGCGCTGCTCCAGCAGCTCGAGGACGCCAAGCGCGCACTTGAAGAAGAGACCAGG GCTCGCCAGAAGCTGCAGAGCGACATCCGCAGCCTCCAGTCAGAGATCGACAACCTACGCGAGCAGTTGGAGGAGGAACAGGAGTCCAAGGCGGACCTGCTGCGACAGCTGTCCCGCGCCAACGCCGAGGCGCAACAGTGGCGCACCAAGTACGAGAGCGAGGGCATGGCGCGGGCCGAGGAGCTCGAAGAGGCGAAACGCAAGCTGCAGATCAAACTGCAGGAAGCGGAACAAGCCGCCGAGACCGCCAACGCCAAGGTCAGCCAACTGGAGAAAACGAAGGCCAGACTGCAGGGCGAGATGGAGGATCTGATGGTCGATGTGGAGAGGTCGAACGCCAACGCGACCATGCTGGAAAAGAAGCAGCGAAACTTCGACAAGACGGTCGCCGAGTGGGAGGCGCGCGTGCGAGACCTGCAGGGAGAGCTTGAGAACGCTCAGAAGGAGGCACGCAGCTACTCTGCCGAGCTGTACCGCACTAAGGCGCAGTTTGAGGAGTCCAACGACAACATCGAGTCACTCAAGAGGGAGAACAAAAACCTAGCTG ATGAAATCCACGATCTGACCGACCAGCTCACCGAGGGCGGCAGAAGCGTCCACGAGGTAGAGAAGATCCGCCGCCGTCTCGAGATGGAGAAAGAGGAGCTCCAGGCCGCCCTGGAGGAGGCTGAGTCCGCGCTCGAACAGGAGGAGGCAAAGGTGGCGCGCTCGCAACTCGAGATCGCCGCCATCCGCCAGGAGATCGACCGGAGGATCGCGGAGAAGGAAGAAGAATTCGAGAACACAAGGCGCAACCACCAGAGGTCGATGGATTCTATGAACGCCAGTCTGGAAGCTGAGGCTAAGGGTAAGGCGGAGGCTTTAAGAATCCGCAAAAAGCTCGAGCAGGATATCAATGAACTCGAGGTTGCTCTTGACGGCGCTAACAGACTTAGAGCCGATATGGAGAAGAATAACAAGCGTCTTATGGAGCAGTGCAGGGAGCTGCAAACCACCATTGAGGAGGAGCAGAGGAACGTGAGCGAGGCCAGGGAGGCGTACAACATGGCTGAACGCCGCGTAGCCGTCGTGCAGGGTGAATGCGACGAGCTCCGCTCCGCTCTCGAATCCGCGGAGAGAGGCCGCAAGGCCGCTGAGAACGAGCTCATGGACGCTAACGACCGTCTGAATGAGCTCTCCGCCCAGGTACAGTCGCTGGGAGGCCAAAAGAGGAAGCTGGAGGGAGACATCGGTGCCATGCAGGGCGACCTCGAGGAGATGAGTAACGAAGTGAGGGGTGCCGACGAAAGGGCCAAGAAAGCCATCGCCGATGCCGCCCGCCTGGCCGACGAATTGCGTGCCGAGCAAGACCACGGACAACAGATTGAGAAGATGCGCAAGGCTCTGGAGGCCCAGATCAAGGACATGACGGTGCGTCTCGACGAGGCGGAGGCCCAGGCGCTCAAGGGAGGCAAGAAGATGATTGCCAAATTGGAACAAAGG GTGCGTGAGTTGGAAACTGAGTACGACAGCGAACAGAGGCGCCACGCTGAGACCCAGAAGAACATGCGCAAGGCGGACAGGCGCATGAAGGAGCTCGCGTTCCAGGCCGACGAGGACAAGAAGAACCAAGAGCGGCTCCAGGAGCTCATCGACAAACTACAGAACAAGATCAAGACCTACAAGCGACAAGTGGAGGAGGCT GAGGAAGTTGCGGCCATAAACCTTGCCAAGTACAGGAAGGTTCAGACGGAACTCGAGGACGCCGAGGAGCGCGCCGACTCCGCCGAGGGATCGCTGCAGAAACTGCGCGTGAAGAACCGCAGCACCGTCTCCACAAACCGAACGAGCGCGAGCCCAGGGGGCGCT cCTAAGCCCTAA
- the LOC127868903 gene encoding myosin heavy chain, striated muscle-like isoform X2: MRRQYKKLQDQRVGLSVIQRNIRKWLILKNWQWWKLYTKVKPLLNIARAEDEMKKKEEELEKTKAELAKIEKIKKELEEQNVTLLQQKNDMYLQLQAEQDTLIDAEEKIERLIRQKADFEGQLKDLEDRLLDEEDAAAELESIKKKMEAETADLKKDIEDLETSLAKAESEKNTKDNQIRTLQDEMAQQDEQIAKLSKGMKGIDETLKKTQEALQAEEDKVNHLTKLKGKLEATLDELEDNLEREKKVRADVEKAKKKVEQDLKTTQEAVEDLERVKRDLEENVRRKDIELKNVHAKLEDEQSLVAQLQRKIKELQARIEELEEELEAERAARAKVEKQRADINRELEELHERLDEAGGATAAQLELNKKREQELLKLRRDLEESSLQHEGQIAALRKKTQDASNEMADQIDQLQKVKAKVEKEKQTMRSEIDDLHAQIEHVSKNKGMSEKMSKQVEAQIADLNARLEESARAIQEHLSSKARLQAENADQQRQIEDAESKASALSKERQALLQQLEDAKRALEEETRARQKLQSDIRSLQSEIDNLREQLEEEQESKADLLRQLSRANAEAQQWRTKYESEGMARAEELEEAKRKLQIKLQEAEQAAETANAKVSQLEKTKARLQGEMEDLMVDVERSNANATMLEKKQRNFDKTVAEWEARVRDLQGELENAQKEARSYSAELYRTKAQFEESNDNIESLKRENKNLADEIHDLTDQLTEGGRSVHEVEKIRRRLEMEKEELQAALEEAESALEQEEAKVARSQLEIAAIRQEIDRRIAEKEEEFENTRRNHQRSMDSMNASLEAEAKGKAEALRIRKKLEQDINELEVALDGANRLRADMEKNNKRLMEQCRELQTTIEEEQRNVSEAREAYNMAERRVAVVQGECDELRSALESAERGRKAAENELMDANDRLNELSAQVQSLGGQKRKLEGDIGAMQGDLEEMSNEVRGADERAKKAIADAARLADELRAEQDHGQQIEKMRKALEAQIKDMTVRLDEAEAQALKGGKKMIAKLEQRVRELETEYDSEQRRHAETQKNMRKADRRMKELAFQADEDKKNQERLQELIDKLQNKIKTYKRQVEEAEEVAAINLAKYRKVQTELEDAEERADSAEGSLQKLRVKNRSTVSTNRTSASPGGAPPPVAPATPLSAAMAKAERMRRERESSWRESSWN; encoded by the exons ATGCGCAGGCAGTACAAGAAGCTGCAGGACCAGAG GGTTGGCTTGTCCGTCATTCAGAGAAACATCCGGAAGTGGTTGATCCTGAAGAACTGGCAGTGGTGGAAACTGTACACCAAGGTCAAGCCTCTGCTCAACATCGCCCGCGCTGAAGACGAGATGAAGAAGAAGGAAGAAGAGCTGGAGAAGACTAAGGCTGAACTGGCAAAGATTGAGAAGATCAAGAAAGAACTGGAGGAGCAGAACGTTACCCTGCTGCAGCAAAAGAACGATATGTACCTGCAGTTGCAGGCGGAACAAGATACCTTGATTGATGCCGAGGAGAAGATTGAACGTCTAATCAGACAGAAGGCCGACTTCGAGGGCCAGCTAAAAGATCTTGAAGATAGGCTTTTGGACGAGGAAGACGCCGCTGCTGAGCTTGAGTCCATCAAGAAGAAGATGGAGGCCGAGACGGCTGACCTGAAGAAAGATATTGAAGATCTGGAGACCTCCCTCGCTAAGGCTGAGTCTGAGAAAAATACTAAAGACAATCAGATTAGAACTCTTCAGGATGAGATGGCCCAGCAGGACGAGCAGATCGCCAAACTGAGCAAGGGCATGAAGGGCATTGATGAAACCCTGAAGAAAACGCAAGAAGCTCTTCAGGCCGAAGAGGATAAGGTTAACCACCTGACAAAGCTGAAGGGCAAACTGGAGGCAACTCTTGATGAG CTTGAAGACAACCTTGAGCGCGAGAAGAAGGTGCGCGCTGATGTCGAAAAGGCCAAGAAGAAAGTGGAGCAGGATCTGAAGACTACACAAGAGGCTGTAGAGGACCTTGAGCGCGTCAAGAGGGACCTCGAGGAGAACGTCAGGAG GAAAGACATCGAGCTGAAGAATGTCCACGCTAAACTGGAGGACGAACAGAGTCTGGTCGCCCAGCTGCAGAGAAAGATCAAGGAGCTCCAG gCCCGCATTGAAGAGCTGGAGGAGGAATTAGAGGCGGAACGCGCTGCTCGAGCCAAG GTCGAGAAGCAGAGGGCGGACATCAACCGGGAGCTCGAGGAACTCCATGAGCGTCTGGACGAGGCGGGCGGCGCCACCGCTGCGCAGCTCGAGCTCAACAAGAAGCGCGAACAGGAGCTGCTCAAGCTCCGCCGTGACCTCGAGGAGTCGAGTCTGCAGCATGAGGGACAGATCGCGGCGCTCAGGAAGAAGACGCAGGACGCCTCCAATGAGATGGCCGATCAGATCGACCAGCTGCAGAAAGTCAAAGCCAA GGTAGAGAAGGAGAAACAAACGATGCGAAGTGAGATCGATGACCTACACGCACAAATCGAGCACGTGTCCAAGAACAAA ggcatgtccgagaaaatgtcaAAGCAAGTCGAGGCACAGATCGCCGACCTGAACGCACGCCTCGAGGAGAGCGCCCGGGCGATCCAGGAGCACCTGAGCTCCAAGGCGCGCCTCCAGGCGGAGAACGCCGACCAGCAGAGGCAGATAGAGGACGCCGAGAGCAAGGCCAGCGCCCTGAGCAAGGAGCGACAGGCGCTGCTCCAGCAGCTCGAGGACGCCAAGCGCGCACTTGAAGAAGAGACCAGG GCTCGCCAGAAGCTGCAGAGCGACATCCGCAGCCTCCAGTCAGAGATCGACAACCTACGCGAGCAGTTGGAGGAGGAACAGGAGTCCAAGGCGGACCTGCTGCGACAGCTGTCCCGCGCCAACGCCGAGGCGCAACAGTGGCGCACCAAGTACGAGAGCGAGGGCATGGCGCGGGCCGAGGAGCTCGAAGAGGCGAAACGCAAGCTGCAGATCAAACTGCAGGAAGCGGAACAAGCCGCCGAGACCGCCAACGCCAAGGTCAGCCAACTGGAGAAAACGAAGGCCAGACTGCAGGGCGAGATGGAGGATCTGATGGTCGATGTGGAGAGGTCGAACGCCAACGCGACCATGCTGGAAAAGAAGCAGCGAAACTTCGACAAGACGGTCGCCGAGTGGGAGGCGCGCGTGCGAGACCTGCAGGGAGAGCTTGAGAACGCTCAGAAGGAGGCACGCAGCTACTCTGCCGAGCTGTACCGCACTAAGGCGCAGTTTGAGGAGTCCAACGACAACATCGAGTCACTCAAGAGGGAGAACAAAAACCTAGCTG ATGAAATCCACGATCTGACCGACCAGCTCACCGAGGGCGGCAGAAGCGTCCACGAGGTAGAGAAGATCCGCCGCCGTCTCGAGATGGAGAAAGAGGAGCTCCAGGCCGCCCTGGAGGAGGCTGAGTCCGCGCTCGAACAGGAGGAGGCAAAGGTGGCGCGCTCGCAACTCGAGATCGCCGCCATCCGCCAGGAGATCGACCGGAGGATCGCGGAGAAGGAAGAAGAATTCGAGAACACAAGGCGCAACCACCAGAGGTCGATGGATTCTATGAACGCCAGTCTGGAAGCTGAGGCTAAGGGTAAGGCGGAGGCTTTAAGAATCCGCAAAAAGCTCGAGCAGGATATCAATGAACTCGAGGTTGCTCTTGACGGCGCTAACAGACTTAGAGCCGATATGGAGAAGAATAACAAGCGTCTTATGGAGCAGTGCAGGGAGCTGCAAACCACCATTGAGGAGGAGCAGAGGAACGTGAGCGAGGCCAGGGAGGCGTACAACATGGCTGAACGCCGCGTAGCCGTCGTGCAGGGTGAATGCGACGAGCTCCGCTCCGCTCTCGAATCCGCGGAGAGAGGCCGCAAGGCCGCTGAGAACGAGCTCATGGACGCTAACGACCGTCTGAATGAGCTCTCCGCCCAGGTACAGTCGCTGGGAGGCCAAAAGAGGAAGCTGGAGGGAGACATCGGTGCCATGCAGGGCGACCTCGAGGAGATGAGTAACGAAGTGAGGGGTGCCGACGAAAGGGCCAAGAAAGCCATCGCCGATGCCGCCCGCCTGGCCGACGAATTGCGTGCCGAGCAAGACCACGGACAACAGATTGAGAAGATGCGCAAGGCTCTGGAGGCCCAGATCAAGGACATGACGGTGCGTCTCGACGAGGCGGAGGCCCAGGCGCTCAAGGGAGGCAAGAAGATGATTGCCAAATTGGAACAAAGG GTGCGTGAGTTGGAAACTGAGTACGACAGCGAACAGAGGCGCCACGCTGAGACCCAGAAGAACATGCGCAAGGCGGACAGGCGCATGAAGGAGCTCGCGTTCCAGGCCGACGAGGACAAGAAGAACCAAGAGCGGCTCCAGGAGCTCATCGACAAACTACAGAACAAGATCAAGACCTACAAGCGACAAGTGGAGGAGGCT GAGGAAGTTGCGGCCATAAACCTTGCCAAGTACAGGAAGGTTCAGACGGAACTCGAGGACGCCGAGGAGCGCGCCGACTCCGCCGAGGGATCGCTGCAGAAACTGCGCGTGAAGAACCGCAGCACCGTCTCCACAAACCGAACGAGCGCGAGCCCAGGGGGCGCT CCGCCGCCTGTGGCTCCCGCGACTCCCCTCTCCGCGGCCATGGCCAAGGCCGAGAGGATGCGTCGGGAGCGAGAGTCGTCCTGGCGCGAGTCCTCCTGGAATTAA
- the LOC127868903 gene encoding myosin heavy chain, striated muscle-like isoform X5 produces MADTEKITTTSEEMREEVTHSVAPPADTTVTSVSQKIVLTKQQPSGLTKQQPRRSPAPELTKPQPQSKTKPAITTKPSSTSSSSSYKSSSKKTSFREYADTQHLLSDLTRDYRGTSPAVLESIATHPAIYSRQYQPETYRPSLSARSRKVIRDAEELSLVTPGLKHMLEARIEELEEELEAERAARAKVEKQRADINRELEELHERLDEAGGATAAQLELNKKREQELLKLRRDLEESSLQHEGQIAALRKKTQDASNEMADQIDQLQKVKAKVEKEKQTMRSEIDDLHAQIEHVSKNKGMSEKMSKQVEAQIADLNARLEESARAIQEHLSSKARLQAENADQQRQIEDAESKASALSKERQALLQQLEDAKRALEEETRARQKLQSDIRSLQSEIDNLREQLEEEQESKADLLRQLSRANAEAQQWRTKYESEGMARAEELEEAKRKLQIKLQEAEQAAETANAKVSQLEKTKARLQGEMEDLMVDVERSNANATMLEKKQRNFDKTVAEWEARVRDLQGELENAQKEARSYSAELYRTKAQFEESNDNIESLKRENKNLADEIHDLTDQLTEGGRSVHEVEKIRRRLEMEKEELQAALEEAESALEQEEAKVARSQLEIAAIRQEIDRRIAEKEEEFENTRRNHQRSMDSMNASLEAEAKGKAEALRIRKKLEQDINELEVALDGANRLRADMEKNNKRLMEQCRELQTTIEEEQRNVSEAREAYNMAERRVAVVQGECDELRSALESAERGRKAAENELMDANDRLNELSAQVQSLGGQKRKLEGDIGAMQGDLEEMSNEVRGADERAKKAIADAARLADELRAEQDHGQQIEKMRKALEAQIKDMTVRLDEAEAQALKGGKKMIAKLEQRVRELETEYDSEQRRHAETQKNMRKADRRMKELAFQADEDKKNQERLQELIDKLQNKIKTYKRQVEEAEEVAAINLAKYRKVQTELEDAEERADSAEGSLQKLRVKNRSTVSTNRTSASPGGATLGTLSPYHRTSVTRASNSALNTSYRSSVLGDDDGY; encoded by the exons ATGGCTGATACtgagaaaataacaacaacatcagAAGAGATGCGGGAAGAAGTAACCCATTCCGTGGCGCCCCCTGCCGACACGACTGTTACTTCCGTTAGTCAGAAGATTGTTCTCACTAAACAGCAGCCTAGTGGTCTCACCAAGCAGCAGCCTAGACGCTCGCCCGCCCCTGAACTCACGAAGCCGCAGCCACAGTCCAAAACGAAACCAGCCATCACCACCAAACCTTCGTCAACATCATCTAGCTCAAGCTATAAATCTAGCTCAAAGAAAACGTCGTTTCGTGAGTATGCCGATACTCAACATTTACTATCTGATCTAACCAGAGACTACCGAGGCACTAGCCCTGCCGTTTTAGAAAGCATTGCCACACATCCGGCAATCTACAGCCGACAATATCAACCGGAAACCTACCGACCATCGCTCAGTGCCCGAAGCCGGAAGGTCATTCGCGATGCGGAGGAGTTGTCTCTTGTTACACCAGGACTAAAGCACATGCTAGAA gCCCGCATTGAAGAGCTGGAGGAGGAATTAGAGGCGGAACGCGCTGCTCGAGCCAAG GTCGAGAAGCAGAGGGCGGACATCAACCGGGAGCTCGAGGAACTCCATGAGCGTCTGGACGAGGCGGGCGGCGCCACCGCTGCGCAGCTCGAGCTCAACAAGAAGCGCGAACAGGAGCTGCTCAAGCTCCGCCGTGACCTCGAGGAGTCGAGTCTGCAGCATGAGGGACAGATCGCGGCGCTCAGGAAGAAGACGCAGGACGCCTCCAATGAGATGGCCGATCAGATCGACCAGCTGCAGAAAGTCAAAGCCAA GGTAGAGAAGGAGAAACAAACGATGCGAAGTGAGATCGATGACCTACACGCACAAATCGAGCACGTGTCCAAGAACAAA ggcatgtccgagaaaatgtcaAAGCAAGTCGAGGCACAGATCGCCGACCTGAACGCACGCCTCGAGGAGAGCGCCCGGGCGATCCAGGAGCACCTGAGCTCCAAGGCGCGCCTCCAGGCGGAGAACGCCGACCAGCAGAGGCAGATAGAGGACGCCGAGAGCAAGGCCAGCGCCCTGAGCAAGGAGCGACAGGCGCTGCTCCAGCAGCTCGAGGACGCCAAGCGCGCACTTGAAGAAGAGACCAGG GCTCGCCAGAAGCTGCAGAGCGACATCCGCAGCCTCCAGTCAGAGATCGACAACCTACGCGAGCAGTTGGAGGAGGAACAGGAGTCCAAGGCGGACCTGCTGCGACAGCTGTCCCGCGCCAACGCCGAGGCGCAACAGTGGCGCACCAAGTACGAGAGCGAGGGCATGGCGCGGGCCGAGGAGCTCGAAGAGGCGAAACGCAAGCTGCAGATCAAACTGCAGGAAGCGGAACAAGCCGCCGAGACCGCCAACGCCAAGGTCAGCCAACTGGAGAAAACGAAGGCCAGACTGCAGGGCGAGATGGAGGATCTGATGGTCGATGTGGAGAGGTCGAACGCCAACGCGACCATGCTGGAAAAGAAGCAGCGAAACTTCGACAAGACGGTCGCCGAGTGGGAGGCGCGCGTGCGAGACCTGCAGGGAGAGCTTGAGAACGCTCAGAAGGAGGCACGCAGCTACTCTGCCGAGCTGTACCGCACTAAGGCGCAGTTTGAGGAGTCCAACGACAACATCGAGTCACTCAAGAGGGAGAACAAAAACCTAGCTG ATGAAATCCACGATCTGACCGACCAGCTCACCGAGGGCGGCAGAAGCGTCCACGAGGTAGAGAAGATCCGCCGCCGTCTCGAGATGGAGAAAGAGGAGCTCCAGGCCGCCCTGGAGGAGGCTGAGTCCGCGCTCGAACAGGAGGAGGCAAAGGTGGCGCGCTCGCAACTCGAGATCGCCGCCATCCGCCAGGAGATCGACCGGAGGATCGCGGAGAAGGAAGAAGAATTCGAGAACACAAGGCGCAACCACCAGAGGTCGATGGATTCTATGAACGCCAGTCTGGAAGCTGAGGCTAAGGGTAAGGCGGAGGCTTTAAGAATCCGCAAAAAGCTCGAGCAGGATATCAATGAACTCGAGGTTGCTCTTGACGGCGCTAACAGACTTAGAGCCGATATGGAGAAGAATAACAAGCGTCTTATGGAGCAGTGCAGGGAGCTGCAAACCACCATTGAGGAGGAGCAGAGGAACGTGAGCGAGGCCAGGGAGGCGTACAACATGGCTGAACGCCGCGTAGCCGTCGTGCAGGGTGAATGCGACGAGCTCCGCTCCGCTCTCGAATCCGCGGAGAGAGGCCGCAAGGCCGCTGAGAACGAGCTCATGGACGCTAACGACCGTCTGAATGAGCTCTCCGCCCAGGTACAGTCGCTGGGAGGCCAAAAGAGGAAGCTGGAGGGAGACATCGGTGCCATGCAGGGCGACCTCGAGGAGATGAGTAACGAAGTGAGGGGTGCCGACGAAAGGGCCAAGAAAGCCATCGCCGATGCCGCCCGCCTGGCCGACGAATTGCGTGCCGAGCAAGACCACGGACAACAGATTGAGAAGATGCGCAAGGCTCTGGAGGCCCAGATCAAGGACATGACGGTGCGTCTCGACGAGGCGGAGGCCCAGGCGCTCAAGGGAGGCAAGAAGATGATTGCCAAATTGGAACAAAGG GTGCGTGAGTTGGAAACTGAGTACGACAGCGAACAGAGGCGCCACGCTGAGACCCAGAAGAACATGCGCAAGGCGGACAGGCGCATGAAGGAGCTCGCGTTCCAGGCCGACGAGGACAAGAAGAACCAAGAGCGGCTCCAGGAGCTCATCGACAAACTACAGAACAAGATCAAGACCTACAAGCGACAAGTGGAGGAGGCT GAGGAAGTTGCGGCCATAAACCTTGCCAAGTACAGGAAGGTTCAGACGGAACTCGAGGACGCCGAGGAGCGCGCCGACTCCGCCGAGGGATCGCTGCAGAAACTGCGCGTGAAGAACCGCAGCACCGTCTCCACAAACCGAACGAGCGCGAGCCCAGGGGGCGCT